One Fibrobacter sp. UBA4297 DNA window includes the following coding sequences:
- a CDS encoding DUF1349 domain-containing protein, with protein MKQVFDTADLKWTREPATYKVGEDEICIVTDPHTDLWQRTYYRFRNDNAPVLQIETEEKFFSFVVKTDFSGSHHRFDQCGIAMYLDSENWLKASVEYENEKFQHLGSVVTNHGYSDWATTAISAEIKTMWFRFSRRESDYCVECSQDGKNFTQMRICHMWEGAGKIRFGIYACSPEDSSFLAKFSDFALTECLWKAHDGQQPD; from the coding sequence ATGAAGCAAGTTTTTGACACTGCCGACCTGAAATGGACTCGCGAACCTGCAACTTACAAAGTTGGCGAGGATGAAATTTGCATCGTGACTGATCCGCATACGGATCTCTGGCAAAGAACTTATTACCGTTTTCGCAACGACAATGCGCCGGTTCTTCAGATTGAAACGGAGGAAAAATTTTTCTCGTTTGTCGTGAAAACAGATTTTTCTGGAAGCCATCATCGCTTCGATCAGTGCGGAATCGCTATGTATCTTGATTCTGAAAATTGGCTGAAAGCATCTGTTGAATACGAAAATGAAAAATTCCAGCATCTTGGTTCGGTTGTAACCAACCACGGTTATTCCGACTGGGCTACGACTGCTATCAGTGCCGAAATTAAAACGATGTGGTTCCGCTTTAGCCGTCGAGAAAGTGACTATTGCGTAGAATGCTCGCAAGATGGAAAAAACTTCACGCAAATGCGCATTTGCCACATGTGGGAAGGTGCTGGAAAAATCCGCTTTGGTATTTACGCTTGTAGCCCTGAAGATTCCTCGTTCTTGGCAAAATTTTCAGACTTTGCATTGACGGAATGCCTGTGGAAAGCTCACGACGGCCAGCAACCTGATTGA
- a CDS encoding alpha/beta hydrolase — protein MACSPEKAPSTGSTGSPTLSGTLSATKQATETASAAQQTKDENMNKLTLTAEWDKVFPKSDKVEHSKVTFKNHFGIELAADMFVPKDTSLKVNGKFPAIAVSGPFGAVKEQSSGLYAQQMAERGFLTIAFDPSFTGESGGEPRYMNSPDINTEDFMASVDFLSTRDNVDPERIGIIGICGWGGMAINAAGIDTRVKATVASTMYDMSRVTANGYFDSANNADARNEARKALMAQRTKDFKNGTYDLAGGVIDPLPNDAPYFVKDYYAYYKTPRGYHKRSLNSNKGWAASAGTSLMNTKLLAYANEIRNPVLIIHGEKAHSRYFGEGAFEKMTGKKANVPAKLDATKNWSKTVGNKELLVIPGASHVDLYDNLEKIPFEKLNEFFKTNLK, from the coding sequence ATGGCATGCTCCCCCGAAAAAGCCCCTTCGACTGGTTCGACAGGCTCACCAACCTTATCAGGGACCTTGTCGGCAACAAAGCAGGCAACAGAAACAGCCTCCGCGGCACAACAGACAAAGGACGAAAATATGAACAAGCTCACGCTCACCGCCGAATGGGACAAGGTTTTCCCCAAGAGCGACAAGGTCGAACATTCCAAGGTCACTTTCAAGAACCATTTTGGCATTGAACTCGCCGCAGACATGTTCGTGCCCAAGGACACGAGCCTCAAGGTGAACGGCAAGTTCCCGGCGATTGCAGTCTCTGGCCCGTTCGGCGCCGTCAAGGAACAGTCCAGCGGCCTTTACGCCCAGCAGATGGCGGAACGCGGATTCCTGACCATCGCGTTCGACCCGAGCTTCACCGGCGAATCGGGCGGCGAACCGCGCTACATGAACAGCCCGGACATCAACACCGAAGACTTCATGGCGTCCGTGGACTTTCTCTCGACCCGCGACAACGTTGACCCGGAACGCATCGGCATCATCGGCATTTGCGGCTGGGGCGGCATGGCGATTAACGCCGCCGGCATCGATACCCGCGTCAAGGCGACGGTTGCCTCGACCATGTACGACATGAGCCGCGTGACCGCAAACGGCTACTTCGATTCCGCAAACAACGCCGATGCCCGTAACGAGGCCCGCAAGGCTCTGATGGCCCAGCGCACCAAGGACTTCAAGAACGGCACGTACGACCTGGCCGGCGGTGTCATTGACCCGCTCCCGAACGACGCTCCTTACTTTGTCAAGGATTACTACGCCTACTACAAGACCCCGCGTGGCTACCACAAGCGCTCCCTCAACAGCAACAAGGGCTGGGCCGCCTCCGCAGGCACCTCGCTCATGAACACCAAGCTCCTCGCATATGCCAACGAAATCCGTAACCCGGTGCTCATCATCCACGGCGAAAAGGCCCACAGCCGCTACTTCGGCGAAGGCGCATTCGAAAAGATGACCGGCAAGAAGGCGAACGTCCCCGCAAAACTCGACGCCACCAAGAACTGGAGCAAAACCGTCGGCAACAAGGAACTCCTCGTTATCCCCGGAGCCTCCCACGTGGACCTCTACGACAACCTGGAAAAAATTCCCTTCGAAAAGCTGAACGAATTCTTCAAGACAAACTTGAAGTAA